In Thiospirochaeta perfilievii, a single window of DNA contains:
- a CDS encoding alanyl-tRNA editing protein codes for MIKKYYLDNRKYNFETSIKKIVKIDDNLYDIELKETYFYPEGGGQPADRGTIDSLEVVDVQKKSGGVVHRVKGEPKGPLVNCIIDKNHRDHYMVQHTGQHLISAVLKHELDIDTLSVHLGNLYTTIEINRSDILDSEIAVLEDKIYDLISQGNRVIYHETDDEGLKNFNIRRESKYKGYIRIVEIENFDFVPCGGVHLSNIHEIGLIKIVGYDKIRSHIRLNALIGKNAYIDYRTKDRVTNILNKELSTQTEDIPNSISQLKKNIDTLKLDKKNISELYIKKLETEIKSSRETVFIYNNIPKEIVQKLGVKLTNTLTRPTLLINKHEGLNWILIDSKSEEVNYSNFKENLMPLINGKGGGKKSIWQGTGDLDGIDTFIDKFKLLA; via the coding sequence GTGATAAAAAAATACTATTTAGATAACAGAAAATATAACTTTGAAACAAGTATAAAAAAGATTGTTAAAATTGATGATAATTTATACGACATCGAACTAAAAGAGACATATTTCTACCCAGAGGGTGGAGGTCAACCTGCTGATAGGGGAACAATTGATTCCCTTGAAGTAGTTGATGTTCAAAAAAAGAGTGGTGGTGTAGTCCACCGTGTTAAGGGGGAGCCTAAAGGCCCTCTTGTTAACTGTATTATTGATAAAAATCATAGAGATCACTATATGGTACAGCATACAGGACAGCACTTAATCTCTGCAGTTTTAAAACATGAGTTAGATATAGATACACTATCTGTTCACTTAGGGAATTTATATACAACCATAGAGATAAATAGGTCTGATATTCTAGATAGTGAGATAGCAGTTTTAGAAGACAAAATTTATGATCTAATATCTCAAGGAAACAGAGTTATATACCATGAAACTGATGACGAGGGATTAAAGAACTTCAACATTAGAAGAGAATCAAAATATAAGGGTTATATTAGAATTGTAGAGATAGAGAACTTTGACTTTGTACCATGTGGAGGAGTCCACCTCTCCAATATACATGAAATTGGTTTAATAAAGATTGTTGGATATGATAAAATACGGAGTCATATTAGACTTAATGCTCTAATTGGTAAAAATGCATATATAGATTACAGGACAAAAGACAGAGTAACTAACATTCTTAATAAGGAGTTATCAACCCAAACAGAGGATATTCCTAACAGTATCAGCCAGCTTAAAAAAAATATTGATACATTAAAGCTAGATAAAAAAAATATAAGTGAACTCTATATAAAAAAACTAGAGACAGAGATTAAAAGCAGTAGAGAAACAGTATTTATATATAACAATATTCCAAAAGAGATAGTTCAAAAATTAGGTGTAAAACTGACAAATACCCTAACAAGACCTACCCTTCTAATAAATAAGCATGAAGGATTAAACTGGATTTTAATTGATTCTAAAAGTGAAGAAGTAAACTACTCTAATTTTAAAGAGAACTTAATGCCTCTAATAAATGGAAAAGGTGGAGGTAAAAAGAGTATATGGCAGGGTACAGGCGATCTAGATGGTATTGATACTTTTATAGATAAGTTCAAACTTTTGGCTTAA
- a CDS encoding dicarboxylate/amino acid:cation symporter: MRMDGNITRVFYNPITILVSLVAGLFFGVNYPLFSSKLFVYGELFIKIITLFSLPLFITSVISSSASLARFPKFKSHIFKILLFIMLFTIISSVLGIITGVVGKPGLGISNSFFSSSRVTSFEPLSLKKQAESLISSNIFLSILKSNLFVISIFSLLLGASVGAINFKKSETVFNFIDGISSGLLIVINWISFFTPLGVFCLIASSFSDLQLDVIKLSSNYILIFYIIGLIISLLGLIIIWGQSHQKFINVFIYTTKSLLLSLATPSPLVKLPFVITVMSKKLKFDKESTNLFLPLGFTFGNFGSSFFYSLTTIFILQIYNIELSIGNLSFILLFSILAGFLSINFGYLLIISMLYSLLKPFGIPLSTVASSIISISVILFPIVSLITTVLNMVCSSIISKPNSVDFIERELGVLLQNTPVGVNLRSYFRGVEEEIALINHDKTDLLKSVFPNAQIKIYKNWEQIKDSWLNGDVNIIVGEKVDIEDISYNIDGDTKFVLLKPKV; the protein is encoded by the coding sequence ATGAGAATGGACGGAAATATAACAAGAGTGTTCTATAACCCTATAACAATACTAGTTAGCTTAGTTGCAGGTCTATTTTTTGGTGTAAATTATCCTCTGTTTTCTAGTAAATTATTTGTTTATGGTGAGCTTTTTATCAAAATAATTACTCTATTTTCACTACCCTTATTTATTACATCAGTAATTTCAAGTTCAGCATCCCTTGCTAGATTTCCTAAATTTAAGTCTCACATTTTTAAGATACTATTATTTATTATGCTATTTACAATTATAAGTTCAGTTTTAGGTATAATAACTGGGGTAGTTGGAAAACCTGGTTTAGGTATTTCTAATAGTTTTTTTAGTTCTAGTAGGGTTACGAGTTTTGAGCCACTATCACTAAAAAAGCAGGCAGAAAGTCTTATCTCGAGTAATATTTTTTTATCAATATTAAAGAGTAATCTATTTGTTATATCGATTTTTTCTCTACTCTTAGGTGCTTCTGTTGGGGCTATAAATTTTAAAAAAAGTGAGACTGTATTTAACTTTATAGATGGAATATCCTCTGGCTTACTAATTGTAATAAACTGGATTAGCTTTTTTACACCATTGGGAGTTTTCTGTTTAATAGCATCTAGCTTTTCAGATCTGCAATTAGATGTTATAAAACTCTCAAGTAACTATATTCTTATTTTTTATATTATAGGACTTATTATAAGTTTGTTGGGGCTTATAATTATTTGGGGTCAAAGCCATCAAAAATTTATTAATGTCTTTATTTACACAACTAAATCTCTTTTATTAAGTTTAGCAACACCCTCTCCCCTTGTAAAACTACCCTTTGTAATCACTGTAATGAGCAAAAAGCTAAAGTTTGATAAGGAGAGTACAAATTTATTTCTACCTCTAGGCTTTACCTTTGGAAATTTTGGTAGCAGCTTTTTTTATAGTTTAACAACAATCTTTATACTGCAGATCTACAACATAGAGTTATCCATAGGGAATTTGAGTTTTATTCTACTTTTTTCTATATTAGCTGGTTTTTTATCAATAAACTTTGGATATCTATTAATTATATCCATGTTATATTCCCTATTAAAACCCTTTGGAATACCATTATCTACTGTTGCAAGTAGTATTATCTCTATATCAGTTATATTGTTTCCAATTGTTTCCTTAATTACAACAGTTTTAAATATGGTTTGTAGTTCTATAATATCAAAACCTAATAGTGTTGATTTTATAGAGAGAGAGTTAGGGGTTCTTTTACAAAATACTCCAGTTGGAGTAAATTTAAGAAGCTACTTTAGAGGTGTAGAGGAGGAAATAGCACTAATAAATCATGATAAAACTGATCTATTAAAGAGTGTGTTTCCCAATGCTCAGATTAAAATATATAAGAATTGGGAGCAAATAAAAGATTCATGGTTAAATGGAGATGTTAATATTATTGTTGGAGAGAAGGTTGATATCGAAGATATCAGTTATAACATAGATGGGGATACTAAGTTTGTTCTTCTTAAGCCAAAAGTTTGA
- the gshAB gene encoding bifunctional glutamate--cysteine ligase GshA/glutathione synthetase GshB translates to MENVLNAIINNGLERELICGVWGLEKENIRVDSNGKLALTQHPLGLGNKIEHPYITTDFSESQVEVITPPCKSMDEAYFMLENLHDIVTENLEKDEYLWPSSMPPIIPKDEDIPIANYGNSSEAKDKMEYRNYIAKKYGKHKQLISGIHYNFSFNEDFLKKLHVLSSVNESFYDFKNGIYLTAARNLLKHQWLLTYLLGANVATHSSYKHCCNKDRENIKEEVLFKGACSYRNSLCGYRNKEDFRVSFDTLEENIRDLKNLISQGHLRGVKEYYSPVRLKNSKDTDTFEALERDGIEYIELRMIDLNPLSKVGIFREDLSLVHLFILSSLLYPCSSYNHKEQKKAMENQNEVSFNGHNLSKELRDEGLFFFDRMEKVLDKLSIDCGYYNDIIRAAKRKLSHKEELYSYKVYNLVLNEGYINHHLSISKENKKISLNESYSLKGYEDLELSTQILLKEALLKGLRVEVLDKRENFISISNKRKIEYIKQATKTSLDSYSTALIMENKAITKKVLLKSGISVPNGGIYTGIDRALMDFNKYLKSKIVIKPNNTNFGIGITILEANFSIEQYQEGLELAFNNDDTILIEEFFKGNEYRFTIIDGKVAGILQRVPANVVGDGKSNILELIEIKNRNPLRGRGYKKPLEQLKVGSEELFYLKSKNLTPNYIPQKDEIVFLRENSNISTGGDSLDFTDLIDTSYKDEAERAAKAVGANITGVDMMIENIQNRRSDTNATIIELNFNPAIHIHCYPFKGKNRRLGLQVLNALGF, encoded by the coding sequence ATGGAAAATGTATTAAATGCTATCATAAATAACGGCCTAGAACGGGAACTTATCTGTGGAGTTTGGGGCCTTGAAAAAGAGAATATAAGAGTTGATAGCAATGGAAAATTAGCACTAACACAACACCCATTAGGGTTGGGAAATAAGATAGAACATCCATATATAACAACAGATTTTTCTGAGAGCCAGGTTGAAGTTATAACTCCTCCCTGTAAATCTATGGATGAAGCCTATTTTATGCTTGAAAATTTACACGATATTGTAACTGAAAACCTAGAAAAAGATGAGTACCTTTGGCCTAGTAGTATGCCACCTATAATACCTAAAGATGAGGATATTCCTATTGCAAACTACGGTAATTCTAGTGAAGCAAAAGATAAAATGGAGTATAGGAACTATATAGCTAAAAAATATGGCAAACATAAACAGCTAATAAGTGGAATCCACTACAACTTCTCTTTTAACGAAGATTTTCTTAAGAAACTTCATGTTTTAAGTAGTGTTAATGAGTCTTTTTATGATTTTAAAAATGGAATATACCTTACAGCAGCACGTAATTTATTAAAACATCAATGGCTTTTAACATATCTTTTAGGGGCAAATGTAGCAACTCACTCATCATATAAACACTGTTGTAATAAGGATAGAGAAAATATTAAGGAAGAGGTTCTATTTAAAGGTGCGTGTTCATACAGAAATAGTCTCTGTGGTTATAGAAACAAAGAGGATTTTAGGGTCTCCTTTGATACTTTAGAAGAGAATATTAGAGACTTAAAAAACCTAATATCCCAGGGGCACCTACGGGGAGTTAAAGAGTATTATAGCCCTGTAAGGTTAAAGAACAGTAAGGATACTGATACTTTTGAAGCTCTAGAAAGGGATGGGATTGAGTATATAGAGTTAAGAATGATTGATTTAAACCCTCTATCTAAGGTGGGTATTTTTAGGGAAGATCTATCCCTTGTTCACCTCTTTATACTTTCTAGTCTGCTCTACCCATGTAGTAGTTATAACCATAAAGAACAGAAAAAAGCGATGGAAAATCAGAATGAAGTTAGTTTTAATGGTCATAATCTGTCTAAAGAGTTAAGGGATGAGGGGTTATTCTTTTTTGATAGAATGGAGAAAGTCTTAGATAAACTCTCTATCGATTGTGGTTACTATAATGATATTATTAGGGCTGCGAAGAGAAAACTATCCCATAAAGAGGAGTTATACTCTTATAAGGTTTATAATCTTGTTTTAAATGAAGGTTATATAAATCACCATCTCTCAATCTCTAAAGAGAATAAAAAGATAAGTCTAAATGAGAGTTACTCTTTAAAGGGGTACGAAGACCTTGAACTATCAACTCAGATACTACTAAAAGAGGCGCTATTAAAGGGGCTTAGGGTTGAAGTATTAGATAAGAGAGAGAATTTTATATCAATTAGCAATAAAAGAAAGATAGAGTATATTAAGCAAGCTACTAAAACATCACTAGACAGTTACTCTACTGCCTTAATAATGGAAAATAAAGCGATTACTAAAAAAGTACTACTTAAAAGTGGTATATCTGTTCCAAACGGTGGTATATATACAGGTATAGATAGAGCATTAATGGATTTTAATAAGTATTTAAAGAGTAAAATTGTAATTAAACCAAACAATACAAACTTCGGAATAGGTATAACCATATTAGAAGCAAACTTCTCAATAGAGCAGTACCAAGAGGGTCTAGAGTTGGCCTTTAATAATGATGATACAATTCTAATTGAAGAGTTTTTTAAAGGAAATGAGTATAGGTTCACAATAATCGATGGAAAAGTTGCAGGAATACTTCAAAGGGTCCCAGCCAATGTAGTTGGAGATGGGAAGTCAAATATTTTAGAACTTATAGAGATTAAAAATAGAAACCCACTTAGAGGAAGAGGATATAAAAAACCCCTAGAGCAGTTAAAAGTTGGAAGTGAAGAGTTATTCTATTTAAAGAGTAAAAATTTAACCCCTAATTACATACCCCAAAAGGATGAAATAGTTTTTTTAAGGGAGAATTCCAACATTAGTACAGGTGGTGATAGTCTAGATTTTACAGATTTAATTGATACTAGTTACAAGGATGAAGCAGAGAGGGCGGCCAAGGCGGTTGGAGCAAATATAACAGGTGTAGATATGATGATTGAAAATATACAAAACAGAAGATCAGATACAAATGCAACTATAATTGAACTAAACTTTAACCCTGCAATCCATATACACTGTTACCCTTTTAAAGGAAAAAATAGACGGTTAGGACTGCAGGTATTAAATGCCCTTGGCTTCTAA
- the pdxT gene encoding pyridoxal 5'-phosphate synthase glutaminase subunit PdxT, whose amino-acid sequence MVIGVLALQGSVEEHCNIVLSNCDKTILVKHPSDLNKIDALIIPGGESTTLIRLLKIKGLDRALVEASNRGLKIWGTCAGLILLSKKILCNSFSPLGLIDIVVDRNGYGSQVDSFETEIDFFNNKSKVRFIRAPKIVELGSSIEVLSIYNGEPIAVRSKNIFVTSFHPEVTNNDTFYKYFKSLI is encoded by the coding sequence TTGGTTATAGGTGTCTTAGCTCTTCAGGGTTCAGTAGAAGAGCACTGTAATATAGTTTTATCAAATTGTGATAAAACTATTTTGGTAAAACATCCATCGGATTTAAATAAAATTGATGCATTAATAATTCCTGGTGGAGAGAGTACAACTTTAATTAGACTTCTTAAAATTAAAGGGTTAGATAGAGCATTAGTAGAAGCCTCTAACCGTGGTCTAAAAATATGGGGAACTTGTGCAGGGTTAATTCTTCTCTCAAAAAAGATACTCTGTAATAGTTTTTCTCCCCTAGGTTTAATTGATATTGTTGTGGATAGAAATGGTTATGGCTCCCAGGTTGATAGTTTTGAAACTGAAATAGATTTTTTTAATAATAAGTCTAAAGTAAGGTTTATTAGAGCGCCTAAAATTGTAGAACTAGGAAGTAGTATTGAAGTTTTATCAATTTATAATGGAGAACCTATCGCAGTAAGGTCTAAAAATATATTTGTTACCTCTTTTCACCCAGAGGTAACAAATAATGATACGTTTTATAAATATTTTAAGAGCTTAATATAG
- the pdxS gene encoding pyridoxal 5'-phosphate synthase lyase subunit PdxS, whose translation MKSRVEINRDLAKMLKGGVIMDVINPEQARIAEAAGAVAVMALERVPSDIRKDGGVSRMSDPKMIKEIQDAVSIPVMAKVRIGHFVEAQILEALEVDFIDESEVLTYADEDYHIDKTKYKVPFVCGARDLGEALRRIGEGASMIRTKGEAGTGDVVEAVRHMREMTKNIKRVQLASDEELMTIARDLKAPFELVKEVKALGGLPVINFAAGGIATPADAALMMQLGCDGVFVGSGIFKSSNPAKRAKAIVEAVAYYDDIHLLAKVSQGLGECMESVVASQVETEFSVRGW comes from the coding sequence ATGAAGAGTAGAGTTGAGATAAATAGAGACCTAGCTAAAATGCTTAAAGGTGGAGTTATTATGGATGTAATTAATCCTGAACAAGCTAGAATTGCAGAAGCAGCAGGGGCTGTAGCTGTTATGGCACTAGAGAGAGTTCCATCTGATATAAGAAAGGATGGGGGAGTCTCTAGAATGTCTGACCCTAAAATGATTAAAGAGATACAAGATGCAGTATCTATTCCAGTAATGGCTAAAGTTAGGATTGGACACTTTGTTGAAGCACAAATTTTAGAGGCTTTAGAAGTTGATTTTATAGATGAGAGTGAAGTTTTAACCTATGCAGATGAGGATTATCACATTGATAAAACAAAATATAAGGTTCCATTTGTTTGTGGGGCTAGGGATCTAGGAGAAGCTTTAAGACGAATAGGAGAAGGGGCTTCTATGATTAGAACAAAGGGTGAAGCGGGAACAGGGGATGTTGTTGAAGCTGTAAGACATATGAGAGAGATGACAAAAAATATTAAAAGAGTTCAATTAGCTTCAGATGAGGAGTTAATGACAATAGCTAGAGATCTAAAAGCTCCTTTCGAACTGGTAAAAGAGGTAAAAGCATTAGGTGGTTTACCTGTAATAAATTTTGCAGCAGGAGGAATTGCTACACCTGCAGATGCTGCTCTAATGATGCAGTTAGGGTGCGATGGAGTTTTTGTTGGATCAGGAATTTTCAAATCTTCTAATCCGGCTAAGAGGGCTAAGGCTATTGTAGAGGCTGTGGCATACTATGATGATATCCATTTATTGGCTAAAGTTTCCCAAGGGCTTGGGGAGTGTATGGAGTCTGTCGTTGCATCCCAGGTAGAAACTGAGTTCTCAGTAAGGGGCTGGTAG